CCCGCCCGTGTACTTGAAGGTGGTGCCGTCGGTGTCGGACAGTTCCAACGAGATTGCGCTCTGCGTGTCGTTGGCACCGCGGCGGAGGACGATCTGTAAGAATTCGTTGGACTCACCGGCCAACAACGCCGGGGCCGTGAGATCGGCCCGTGCCGTGGTGGCCGCGTCCGACTTCTGCAGCGCGACGAAGACCGGATCGGAGGCGTTCTGGGTCGTGCCGGTGCCGACGGAGTTAAAGCCGACGCCGTTGCCGAAGTCGCGGATAATGGTGGCGTCGGCCGACGATACCAAGAACAGGGCCGGGAAGATGGTGGCGGCGAATCGCGTCGCGGTACGGAAGGTCATGTGCATTCTCCTCACTCGAAAATGGGGTGCCGCCTGGCTACTTGCCAGCGGCCAAGGGTGCCGTGCTTTCCCGGACGACCAGCGTCTCGGGGAGCACGGTCTGTCGTGCCACCGGGTCGCCGGTGGCGTTCAATTGTTGAAGCAGCAGCCTTGCCCCGGCGCGACCGATCGCGTCCCCGGGGACCGCGACGGTCGTGAAGGCGGGGCTCAGGTCGGCCATCGGGAACGTGTCGTTGAAGGCGACGAGGCTGACGTCGCCCGGGCAGCGAAGGCCGCGGCGGGTCAGGTGCCGCAGCATCAGGACGCCCTCGGTGTGCGAGTAGAGCACGACGGCGGTGTACCCGCCCGGCACGCCGACCGGCACGCGGTCCAGGAACTGGTCGATCGGCTCGTCGGCGGCCAGCGCGTGCTCGGCCAGACCGGCGTCGCGCATCGCCCGCAGGTAGGCGTCGCGGCGAACCTTGATGCTGAAGTGGGCCGCGTCGCTGCCGCGCCCCATGCGCAGGTAGGCGATCTTGCGATGGCCCAGGCCCAGGAGGTGTTCGACCGCCAGGCGCGTCCCCTGGCCGTCGTCGGGCGCGACGGTGCTGACGTCGCTGGCCGGCACCACGTTGTTCAGCACGACCACCGGCAGGCCCATCGAGCGGACGAGGTCGAGCGTGCCGCTGACGTCGACGTCGTGGATCACGCAGCCGTCGAACTGGTTGCCGCGCAGCGTCTGCTGCCAGTTGTCGCCATGAAGCGGGACGAACAGCAGGTGGTAGCCGGCCCGTTCGAGCTCGGCGCTGAGGCCCTGAGTGATGTCGCCGTAGATGCCGCGCATCTCCGGCAGCGAGTAGCGGAACAGGAGCCCGATCTGCCGCGTCCGCCGGGCCGAGAGCGAGCGGGCCGTCCAGCTCGGGCTGTAGCCCAGCCGGGCGGCGGCGTCGAGGATCTGTTGTCGCGTCTCGGGGCGCAGCGGGTACTGGTCAGGCGGCAGGTTCAGCGCGCGGCTGACCGTGGACTTGTTCATCCGACAATCGCGAGCCACGTCAGCGATCGTGGGGCGGGCCACGGGGCTTATGATCGGGGTTTTCTGAGTCTGAATCATATCTAAAGCAACCGGTTGTATCGCCTTATGCAACCGGTTGCTTGAATATGTCCTAAAATCCCGCGATTGTCAAACCGCTACTCTATTTTGTTCCGTGGAACAGGATGCGGGCTTGGCGAACTTGGTCGATGCGGGCAATTGGAAAAACGATATATTTAGGCGAAATTGCTGCCGCTCCCACTTATCGCAATAAACGCTAAGCGCCGTCTGACGAATCATTTCCGATGTCCGTGCAGATGCGATCCGTCGGACGGTGCCAAGGAGCGGTTTCAGAACCACCCCGTTGCTGTTTCGCCGCAGGAGCGCAGCTCCGCGATTTTCAGTGCCTCGAAAGAAACGCAAAGCCCGGAGCTGCGCTCCTGCGGCGAA
The Tepidisphaeraceae bacterium DNA segment above includes these coding regions:
- a CDS encoding PEP-CTERM sorting domain-containing protein (PEP-CTERM proteins occur, often in large numbers, in the proteomes of bacteria that also encode an exosortase, a predicted intramembrane cysteine proteinase. The presence of a PEP-CTERM domain at a protein's C-terminus predicts cleavage within the sorting domain, followed by covalent anchoring to some some component of the (usually Gram-negative) cell surface. Many PEP-CTERM proteins exhibit an unusual sequence composition that includes large numbers of potential glycosylation sites. Expression of one such protein has been shown restore the ability of a bacterium to form floc, a type of biofilm.), with translation MTFRTATRFAATIFPALFLVSSADATIIRDFGNGVGFNSVGTGTTQNASDPVFVALQKSDAATTARADLTAPALLAGESNEFLQIVLRRGANDTQSAISLELSDTDGTTFKYTGGFSLSGVGTTSFVTLTATKNLSSNDSVSAAGSTTGLNLSSLSNVRLIGSFGSGQVLDLQIDAIQTTAAVPEPTSLAVLGAVAGIPLLRRRRRA
- a CDS encoding LacI family DNA-binding transcriptional regulator; amino-acid sequence: MIQTQKTPIISPVARPTIADVARDCRMNKSTVSRALNLPPDQYPLRPETRQQILDAAARLGYSPSWTARSLSARRTRQIGLLFRYSLPEMRGIYGDITQGLSAELERAGYHLLFVPLHGDNWQQTLRGNQFDGCVIHDVDVSGTLDLVRSMGLPVVVLNNVVPASDVSTVAPDDGQGTRLAVEHLLGLGHRKIAYLRMGRGSDAAHFSIKVRRDAYLRAMRDAGLAEHALAADEPIDQFLDRVPVGVPGGYTAVVLYSHTEGVLMLRHLTRRGLRCPGDVSLVAFNDTFPMADLSPAFTTVAVPGDAIGRAGARLLLQQLNATGDPVARQTVLPETLVVRESTAPLAAGK